GTGGAATAGATATCCAGACAAACACTAGGATTAAAAGAAATGCAACTTCCCATGACAAAGACCGTGTGTAACTGCTGACCACGACTAGAGACCTGCCTGCCATCGTCATTATTTTTTAATCCAAAGAACAAATAATAGTCGCTCCGAGAAGCAACAGGCTGTACTAGTACATGCATACCAAACTAGTACGCCCGGAGCTATCAATTTCGCTGGCTGTCATGTCAGTGCATTAATTGAACAATTCTCACTTGCACTACTAGCATCATGTGCGTGCATTGAGCGTTAGTTGAGCCCATCTCGATCAAAGCGTAAACAAGATTATACAGTGTGTTAAGAAAattgaaaataagaaaaaatatcATTTTAGATAAAGTTTGGATCAAAATTGAAAATATAAATCataaataacttttaagttaCTGAATTTGAAAAAGTAAAAATCATATGAATAAATTTATCTTAAAAAACACTTTCATTAATATATATATCactttttaatatatttttataaaaataagcagTCAAAGTTATCCTTTAGAAACTATATCGCTGtcctaaatattttttattttctatatgGAGAGAGTATATACCACCATATGCAACAATTTGATTCCAAACCATCACAATAATGCAAGTTGATGGATATGCATCGGGTTGTTTCGTACTAGTACAATTAATTGTAGTAGGCTCCAATCTCCATGCATGGTCTATCATTGCTTTCCCTCCTAGCTCATCTTGATCCAAGTCAAGTCTTCTCTTCCTCCATATAAAAAAGGTAATAAGGACCAACATGTGGTTTTCATTTTGGTTTTCGCTGGCGTCGATCACATGGCCGCAGGCAACGGTTTGATTCCAAGCCATCACAATAATTGCAAGTTGATGGATTTGGTTGTTTCATAGTACAATTCATTAATTGTGGCTCCAACCTCCATGCAAGATCTATCATTGCTACTTCCAAGTCAAGTCTTCCTCAAttaaaaaagcaaaaaaaacaGCGACTAACATGGAAGCACATGGCGGGCAGACGAGTAGATTCCCCGACAAAACACTGTTACAAAATGTGTGTTCTCGTTGATTGGTAGTAACAAGTCCTTGTATTTGCTGCTAGAGTGTATGCACAAAATGCTGATGTCGTAAATGCATGTGCGGCCCATTACCGCCCAAGGCCCATGCGGACATAGAGGGGTAAACTCATGCTCAACTCGGCCTGGTACGGATAAGACCCATTCTTTTAAAATATTAGATTTAAGACAAACTCAAAACAAATTATTTTACAATACCGAAGGAGTACATATACATCCGCAAGTTAATTAACGACGACAGATGGCTCAATAATAATTGCCCGGCCGGCCAGCAGCCAATCAGCGTCTTCACTATACCTTTCCTCGCAGCATAATCGTTCAACTGTTTACAATGCGTCCaattttgtttgcttgaggaaTAGAATTTGCATTGTTTATCTATAATTGCTCAATCATGCCAGCAAGGTGCAGATAAACAAAGTGCTCGATCGCCTAACAAAGGACGAAAAGCAcgaagaataaaaataaaaataagacaAATAAGGTATTTTATTTCCCGAGATGGTTGGCATGCATTGAATATAATGGCTATTATATTTTATTAGAATATATAATGGCTGAGCATCATTGAGCTCGATGCATATGCCGGCCATGTGAATACAAATTACTGAATCGTCTCCACCTCTCGCGAATGGTGGCTtggctattataaaaataaaacaaacaaggTATTTTATTTCCCGAGATGGTTGGCATGCATTGAATCGAGGTTCGACAGGGTGATCGTTGGCTGCGTGGCCTCACGTGAATTCACGGCATCTCACGCATCAGGACCAATCAAAATAATATTACTAGAATATATAATGGCTGAGCATCATTGAGCTCGATGCATATGCCGGCATGTTAATACAAATTACTGAATCGTCTCCACCTCTGGCGAATGGTAGCTTGGCTATTATAAAGACAAGCTAATAATTATAAGGCGCGGTGGATCGGAGCGAGCTTCtttctccaccaccaccaccgaacCACCTCTTGCACAATCTCAAACAAGCCCATGGAGGTTGCAACGGGAGCACTGGGCACCCTGATCCCCAAGCTCGGCCAGCTCCTCCTGGATGAGTACAACCTGCAGAAGGGCGTCAAGAAGGACATCAAGTTCCTTTCAAGGGAGCTGGAGAGTATGCATGCAGCCCTCCGCAGTGTTGGCGAGGTTCCACGAGAGGAACTCAAAGAGCAGGTCAAGATCTGGGCGCGCGATGTCAGGGAGCTGTCCTACCACATGGAGGACATCGTCGACACCTTCCTAGTGCGCGTCAAGGGCCCTAAGCCCCCTAGCAAAAGGAGTGCCAAGAGTTtcttgaagaagatgatgggtaTTGTCACAAAGGCTAAAACTCGCCATGAGATCGGGCAAGAGATCAAGGACATCAAGGAGCGTGTCAAGGAGGTGGCCGAGCGACGCGATAGGTAGTGCTGGAACACCTTCAGATATATATGCATTTGAACttattttttctgaattttcctCTTATCATCTATggttcttttctcttctttgacAGGTACAAGGTTGATGCTATTAAACCTGGCAAAATATTGGTTGACCCTCGCATAACAGCTCTATACACTAAGGCTACAGATCTTGTTGGCATTGATGAGGCAAGAGAAGAACTAATCACGAGGTTGACAAAGGGAGATGACATGTCTGCGCAGCAGCAAAGGGTAGTATCTATAGTTGGTTTTGGAGGATTAGGCAAGACAACACTTGCCAAAGCTGTGTATGACCAGCTCAGAGTGCAATTTGATTGCACGGCTTTTGTTTCAGTCTCTCAAAATCCTGACTTGAACAAACTTCTCAAGAATATGTTGTATGAACTTGATAAGCAGAAACATGCCAACATTCATAGCACAATGTTGGAAGAAAAGCATCTCATCGACCTAGCCCGGGAATTCCTCGAAAATAAAAGGTATGGAGCATCTAGTTTGAGCATGTGGTACTATTTTGTTTCGGTATATATACCTATCCATCCATTTTATGTAATCCTCTAATATCTACAAAAACTAGTAAGTTGTCCTACGCAGATTGAGATTTGATATATAGCATTGATGAGGTTAAATTAAGCTCAACAAACTTGATATGTGGTTTCACCGATGCTCTTTGTTGttacatttctttttttttgtgagtaTTTGTTATTGTTGAATTTGGTTGCTGCACAATTGTGTCTTGCAAGCCACCTCCCATTGGCACCCCTATATATTAACATCACGGCATCGTGCAAACAAAAATAATTGATAACATGTAGATTTCTTTATttgcctaccccaacttgcttgggaaaaaaggctatgttgttgttgttgttgttgtagattTCTTTATTTCACTTGTCAATGGTTGAAGTACCTGCTTGATTAGCTTAGTGAACGTCGTAATTCCTGATTTACTACAACACAAAAGCTTCACCCCCACCCCTATTAAGAAAAGTGCGAGTAAGCCCAGGAAAAGCTTATCTAGAAGAACTTTTAGATACTGATTTTCTAACAGAAACATCTCGTTGTATACTGGTACTGTAGTATAGTTGAACTTTTCCCATGTCACATTACACATACTCCCTCTATCCGAAAACCAATACATTGTATTATTTCCAGGATAGACTAACAAATATCTGAAATGACTTTGCATGTCCCTATTTATTAGCCATATTTGATGCTGAAATGTGGGACATACCAGTAGTAACAATGACAAAAATGTGGGACAAGTTATTGTGGTGCATATGCATTTTCATAAAAATGAAAAGGAATCCACTTTTCTAAAAGAAATTTCTCATAATTCATTACAAAAGTGGTTACGTGCCACCAAATAAAGGGTTTTAAGCTTTAATTTTAAAAAAGAAATTTCGTACTTCTACACTAGTTTAATTGACATTCTGGAAAAAAACCTACAGGTATTCTTTTTCACTCAACTAGAGGGTTTTTTATTTAGTAGCATGTTTTAAGTGCTCTGCATGTATATTCATACtattttttgcatatatttgaaacttacaTGGTTGCTTTATTTCCATACGTGTATAGGTACCTCATTGTCATCGATGATATATGGGATATAAAACCGTGGGGGATATTACAGTGTTCCCTACTTGAGAATAGCCTGAAAAGCATAATAATCACAACTACTCGCATACTTGATGTTGCTGAGCAAATTGGCGGTTGCTATAAGCTCAAACCTCTATCTCATGAGAGCTCTAAAAAGCTATTCCATGGAAGAATATTCGGCTCCGAAGGCAAATGCCCTGGACAATATTTTGAGGTATCTGAAAAGATTTTGAAGAAATGTGGAGGTGTGCCATTGGCTATCATTACTACATCTAGCTTGCTAGCTAACAAATCAGGAGATATAAAAGAGTGGAATGATGTCTGTGGCTCTATTGGGTTCGGACTTGCAAGCAATCCTAGTATGGATAGTATGAGGAAGATATTGTTGCTTAGTTATTATGATCTACCTTCTCATTTGAAGGCATGCTTATTATATCTTACTATATTTCCTGAAGATTATAAGATTGAGAAAGAACGGTTGATATTGAGGTGGATAGCTGAGGATTTTGTCCATTGTGAAGATGAGAGTCAAAGTTTATTTGAGCTTGGAGAGAGTTACTTCAATGAGCTTCTAAATAGAAGCCTGATTCAGGTAGCAGATAAGCATTATTTCAATGATAATATCATTGTATCTTGCCGTGTGCATGATATGGTACTTGAACTCATTTGCTCCTTGTCAAGAGAAGAAAGTTTTGTTACCACGGTATTAGGAGATAGTAGGCAAAGCATGCCTTCTTCTGGAAGCACGGTTCGCAGGTTATCTCTCCAGAATACAACTTGGCCTAAACTGGAAATGTCAAAATTGAGGTCTGTTACTATCTTCAGTCTCACTATAACTAATATGATGCCATCCCTTTCGTGTTGTCATCTTCTACGTGTGTTGGATCTAGAAGATTGCAATCTCAAGGAACATCCAAGTTTGAGGTTTGTTGTGAATTTATTTCACTTAAGGTATCTAAGTCTAGCAGGTACTGGATATTCTGGTGAGCTGCCAGTGGAGGTAGTGAAGCTACAGTTTTTGGAGACATTGCGCTTACGTGGAACAGAAATAGAAGAACTACCGTCAAGTATTGTAGGCCTAACACAGTTGATGTTCCTATCTGTTGGCGACCGTACAAGTCTGCCGAATGGGTTGAGGTACCTAGCATCCCTAGAAAGCCTAGTTGTTGAGAGGCTGGAATCTGCGTGCATTGCGGAAGAGCTAGGCCATCTGACGCAACTGAGAACCCTTGGAGTGAAACTCACAAGAGACAAGGAAGGGGGATGGGATGAAAACATGTGTACAGCTTTGGTGGGATCTCTTGGTAAATTGCACAAAATCCAATATCTTTTGGTATGCTCAAATTACGTGGCACTCAATCTGGATGGCTCGGTGGAGTCCCTGGGCAACCTGAGCTATCTATATATTGATACAACCACTTCCTTGCCAACATGGATTCGCCCTGCAATATTATTGCATCTCTCCTTCCTAGAGATAATGGTGGTTCAAGTGAGAAGAGAGGACATCCAAATCCTTGGGAGGCTCCAGGCTCTTCGTTATCTTTATTTAAGAGTGTCTGGCGACACACAAGTGCTGGAAAGGTTCATGGGTAGCCCTGACTCTTTCCCATGTGCAATAAAATGTAGATTCTATAACTTGTCAATGCTTCCATCTACCTTCCCACCTGGAGCTATGCCCAGACTTGAAGATTTTAGATTTTGCATCGAACTGGAGGATTTCTCGCGAGGTGAATTTACTGCTGACGACCTGGCCTTGGGCCACCTACCCTCCCTTCGGAATGTGGAGGTTGGCCTCTGTGGAGAAGAGAATGTCAGCCAAGAGGTGGTAGCCAAAGTGAAAGAGAAGCTAAGGCACGAGGCTGATGGCCACCCCAACCACCCCTCCCTTTATGTTTCAGCTGAAATCTTATACCAATAATAATGTACGTACATGCTCCTGTTTTCTTCTCTGCTACTTGTGTTGTCTGTCCAATAATGAGTATGGTACTATAGAATTGAACCTTATTCTAGTTGCATGGCATTTCAATTGGAATCTTGCCATGgtatttatttatttggcaTGTTTGTGTTACGGTAGTAGCTTCTTCTAGTTGTAAACTAGTTTCATGGTGTCAGTACGTGCGTACTCATTAACAAACTAGAAAATACTGGTTATTCACTACCATGACTGGTAATTATATTGGACAACATTGATTACCTTATATGGCATCGCTAAACTATGATATAATACTGTTCTGGTTCATGTATACGTACTATGTTCATGTGGTGCGATTTGACTCTGTTTGCAGCTTACAAATCACGGATGTCTTTCTGTCCGTCGTATGTAGAAATTAAATTCCGAGTCATCTCTAATTGGGCAATCTTAATTACCTGCTGGCTGTTTTATTGTGTCTTATTAAACTAGAATAACCTTGTGCTAGTACATGTAAACACTGTTCCTGGACCCGGAGCACAACGAACTCTtcgctttttttctttttttccttgcaACTATTGACTGGACACAGCCGGCCGGGatctcactactagaaaacaagccttaggtCTACCCCAAAAGCAccagtatggagatgaaccggtacctatgctactataggtaccggttcatctccataccggtaattttggggtggatggaatTTTTGAATGGGCCTTAGGCATCAGTTGATATTattaaccggtacctaaggctctccataggtaccggatggtaatttttatattagcaccgggtggtaccaccaaccggtacctataaaCGAGCCTTAGGTAacagttggtgttaccaaccagtACCTTagaagccttaggtaccggttggtaacacctaccggtaccttaggctcatccatgTGTTACTTTAAAAAGAATATATCTCCTTCTCAATCATAACAActgtgtagctgagatggtaaaggagcaacgCGCTAGGCTAGAGGCCATGAGTTCGAATCCCAACCAAAGAGAATATTTTGTGTGAATTTTAGAggcttaggtaccggttatttTATCCGGTACTAAAGGCTCGAGCCATTGGTACCACtttcggggtaccggttcaaaaaaccggtaccaaagggcacATGCAACTGGTGCCCTTAgacatttttctagtagtgtctcAAAATGTTGCAATTTCTACAGTTGGTACGGTGTAGTAAGATTAGATAAAGTTTGCCTTTTGTCCTGCCTCCTGCGACCTAAGCACCGTCGGATAATCATTGATTCGCCACTCCGCACTTGAGGACTGCATGATTTGTTTGGCTGCCAGTCGGCCTGCCAATCGTAGTAAGATTAGATAAAGTTTGCCTTTTGTCCTGCCTCCTGCGACCTAAGCACCGTCCGATAATCATTGATTCGCCACTTCACACTTGAGGACTGCATAATTTGTTTGGCTGCCAGTCGGCCTGCCAATCCACTGCCGTAGAATCCTGGCTACCCTTTCTGTTTTTGAACGTGATCTCTCTTCTCGGCGCCGTGATTTTTTGCCGATGGTTTCGTCAATTTGCCGATGATTTCGCATTCCTTCCGATCCTCTGGTGCTCCCTTTCCGCGCTGCCTCTGCCCTACTACGTCCTCCGCCTGACCTGCGACCTGCAGGACCTGGCAATCTCTGACCGACTTAGAGATGCACCAGCCACGCCCATAGTGCTTCCTGCGCTGACCAGCTGCCGCATCATATTCCGGGCGGGAACGACGACGGCTGCTGCATGACCCGATCAAGGTGAGTGGCCGCGCACGCCGCACACTTCTCTGGGATATCATAATGATGTGTATAACTTTGAGTTTGATAGATTTTTAGTGCTCTTTCTAATATTCATTAGGGATGTAGAGATGACTTGTTGTGAAAGCAATAGAGATTGCGTGGAaaaattgattgattgattaggAGTAAACAAGTGTTACATATATATAGCCAGGGAGCAACCCTAGCCTGACCTAATCGATCTAGGACTTGGCAGGCCTGGCGGCACAGCCAGCCCAAAGCCCAGGCGCACATCTGATCGTCGGCAGTCTGAACGTTCGGACTGGACCTGAACTCTGTGAAGACAGAAGACGGTAGGCCCTTAGTGAAGATGTCGGCGTACTGTGAGCTTGTCGGAACATGAAGAACGCGGACAGCTCATGTAGCAACATGCTCCCGAACAAAGTGAAGATCAATCTCAACATGTTTGGTCCGCTGATGCTGTACGGGATTGGCAGACATGTAGACAGTACTGATGTT
The genomic region above belongs to Panicum virgatum strain AP13 chromosome 8N, P.virgatum_v5, whole genome shotgun sequence and contains:
- the LOC120684660 gene encoding disease resistance protein PIK6-NP-like — its product is MEVATGALGTLIPKLGQLLLDEYNLQKGVKKDIKFLSRELESMHAALRSVGEVPREELKEQVKIWARDVRELSYHMEDIVDTFLVRVKGPKPPSKRSAKSFLKKMMGIVTKAKTRHEIGQEIKDIKERVKEVAERRDRYKVDAIKPGKILVDPRITALYTKATDLVGIDEAREELITRLTKGDDMSAQQQRVVSIVGFGGLGKTTLAKAVYDQLRVQFDCTAFVSVSQNPDLNKLLKNMLYELDKQKHANIHSTMLEEKHLIDLAREFLENKRYLIVIDDIWDIKPWGILQCSLLENSLKSIIITTTRILDVAEQIGGCYKLKPLSHESSKKLFHGRIFGSEGKCPGQYFEVSEKILKKCGGVPLAIITTSSLLANKSGDIKEWNDVCGSIGFGLASNPSMDSMRKILLLSYYDLPSHLKACLLYLTIFPEDYKIEKERLILRWIAEDFVHCEDESQSLFELGESYFNELLNRSLIQVADKHYFNDNIIVSCRVHDMVLELICSLSREESFVTTVLGDSRQSMPSSGSTVRRLSLQNTTWPKLEMSKLRSVTIFSLTITNMMPSLSCCHLLRVLDLEDCNLKEHPSLRFVVNLFHLRYLSLAGTGYSGELPVEVVKLQFLETLRLRGTEIEELPSSIVGLTQLMFLSVGDRTSLPNGLRYLASLESLVVERLESACIAEELGHLTQLRTLGVKLTRDKEGGWDENMCTALVGSLGKLHKIQYLLVCSNYVALNLDGSVESLGNLSYLYIDTTTSLPTWIRPAILLHLSFLEIMVVQVRREDIQILGRLQALRYLYLRVSGDTQVLERFMGSPDSFPCAIKCRFYNLSMLPSTFPPGAMPRLEDFRFCIELEDFSRGEFTADDLALGHLPSLRNVEVGLCGEENVSQEVVAKVKEKLRHEADGHPNHPSLYVSAEILYQ